From the Betaproteobacteria bacterium genome, one window contains:
- a CDS encoding M48 family metallopeptidase, with the protein MNTFAILFLAALLTATGLRLWLASRHVRHIQANRGAVPAAFSDDIGLEAHQKAADYSSAKTRLNMKVIVFDAAVLLILTFGGGLQAIDNLAASFFATGIFRGVMFVAVLAVVLSVIELPFDLYRTFGIESRFGFNKMTLAMFFGDLAKQAAVGTILGLPLLFAVLWLMAGMGETWWLYVWLVAIVFMLFVQFIAPSVIAPLFNKFAPMQDGEMKTRIENLIARCGFTSKGLFVMDGSKRSSHGNAYFTGFGKSKRIVFFDTLLSRLDIAEIEAVLAHELGHFRMRHVIKRLALMAAFSLIFFFLLGQLKNQEWFYQGLNVGYPAMDAMALTLFFMVMPVFTFLLQPLLAMYSRKHEFEADQYAAKFTPARDLVHALVKLYKDNASTLTPDPLHSAFYDSHPPAAIRIARLEQLART; encoded by the coding sequence ATGAACACATTTGCCATATTGTTCCTTGCAGCGTTACTGACAGCCACCGGTCTGCGTCTCTGGCTGGCGTCGCGCCATGTGCGGCACATCCAGGCGAATCGCGGCGCGGTTCCCGCCGCGTTCTCGGATGACATCGGTCTTGAGGCCCACCAAAAGGCCGCGGACTACAGCAGCGCGAAGACGCGCCTCAACATGAAGGTCATCGTCTTCGATGCAGCGGTTCTGCTGATTCTGACTTTCGGCGGCGGGCTGCAGGCAATCGACAATCTCGCGGCGTCTTTTTTCGCGACCGGGATTTTCCGTGGCGTCATGTTCGTCGCGGTCCTGGCGGTGGTCCTGTCCGTCATCGAACTTCCGTTCGACCTGTACCGCACTTTCGGCATCGAGAGCCGCTTCGGCTTCAACAAGATGACGCTGGCGATGTTCTTCGGCGATCTTGCAAAACAGGCGGCGGTCGGCACGATACTCGGATTGCCGCTGCTGTTCGCAGTGCTGTGGCTGATGGCGGGAATGGGCGAAACATGGTGGCTGTACGTGTGGCTGGTGGCGATCGTCTTCATGCTCTTCGTGCAATTCATAGCGCCCAGCGTGATTGCACCGCTGTTCAACAAATTCGCACCGATGCAGGACGGCGAAATGAAGACGCGGATCGAGAATCTGATCGCCCGCTGCGGCTTCACGTCCAAAGGCCTGTTCGTGATGGATGGGTCGAAACGCAGCAGCCATGGCAATGCCTATTTCACCGGCTTCGGAAAATCCAAGCGCATCGTGTTTTTCGACACGCTGCTGTCGCGGCTGGACATCGCCGAGATCGAAGCGGTGCTGGCGCACGAGCTCGGACATTTCCGCATGCGCCACGTGATCAAGCGGCTCGCGCTGATGGCGGCATTCTCGCTGATATTCTTTTTCCTGCTGGGCCAACTCAAGAATCAGGAATGGTTCTATCAGGGACTCAACGTCGGCTATCCCGCCATGGATGCGATGGCGCTGACCCTGTTCTTCATGGTCATGCCGGTATTCACCTTCCTGCTCCAGCCCCTGCTTGCGATGTACTCGCGCAAGCACGAATTCGAGGCCGATCAGTACGCCGCGAAATTCACGCCGGCTCGCGACCTCGTTCACGCCCTGGTGAAACTGTACAAGGACAATGCTTCCACACTGACGCCGGATCCCCTGCATTCGGCGTTCTACGATTCTCATCCGCCCGCTGCTATTCGTATTGCTCGCCTCGAACAACTCGCAAGAACGTGA
- a CDS encoding phasin family protein yields the protein MYNVPEQLLATNKESLETFVEFAGIAAAGAEKLLDVQLKIAKAVFADTVKHAKTVVAAKDVQELTEIQTSIVQPSAEKAAAYGRSVYAVVAETQTELSKFFEVRFADVNKNLTTALDKAVKSAPAGSDVAVAAVKSALAAANQAYDAFSKATKQVAEATEASITAASGATTKKKAA from the coding sequence ATGTACAACGTACCTGAGCAATTGTTGGCCACGAATAAGGAAAGCCTCGAAACTTTCGTTGAATTCGCCGGTATCGCCGCAGCCGGTGCCGAAAAGCTGCTGGACGTGCAACTGAAGATTGCCAAGGCCGTCTTTGCCGACACCGTGAAGCATGCCAAAACGGTCGTTGCCGCCAAAGATGTCCAGGAACTGACCGAAATCCAGACCTCGATCGTCCAGCCCTCCGCTGAAAAAGCGGCTGCTTATGGACGCAGCGTCTATGCCGTCGTCGCTGAGACCCAGACGGAACTGAGCAAGTTCTTCGAAGTACGCTTTGCCGATGTGAACAAGAACTTGACGACTGCCCTGGACAAGGCCGTAAAAAGCGCACCCGCTGGTTCTGATGTTGCCGTCGCTGCCGTGAAGTCGGCGCTGGCCGCCGCAAACCAGGCTTACGACGCATTCAGCAAGGCGACCAAACAAGTCGCGGAAGCAACGGAAGCCTCGATCACCGCCGCCAGCGGCGCGACCACCAAGAAAAAGGCCGCTTAA
- a CDS encoding 4a-hydroxytetrahydrobiopterin dehydratase, which yields MSEISEGLVRKKCKPCEGGVAPMTETQIGHMLKGLSGWEYKNGLVQKTFKFKNYHETMAFVNATAWISHREDHHPDIAVGYGQATVAYMTHAIKGISENDFICAAKIDALFDL from the coding sequence ATGAGCGAGATATCGGAAGGACTGGTTCGGAAGAAATGCAAACCCTGCGAAGGCGGTGTGGCGCCGATGACGGAAACTCAGATCGGACACATGCTGAAAGGACTGTCCGGCTGGGAGTACAAGAACGGATTGGTGCAGAAGACGTTCAAGTTCAAGAATTACCACGAAACCATGGCGTTCGTTAATGCCACTGCATGGATTTCGCATCGCGAAGACCATCATCCCGACATTGCGGTCGGCTATGGCCAGGCCACCGTCGCCTACATGACGCACGCGATCAAGGGGATTTCGGAAAACGATTTCATTTGTGCCGCCAAAATAGATGCGCTTTTCGATCTGTAA
- a CDS encoding acetyl-CoA C-acetyltransferase, with protein sequence MDDVVIVAALRTGVGKFGGTIGKIPATDLGAKVISALLAKTGVKPDMISEVLMGQVLTAAAGQNPARQASIRAGLPHMVPAMTINKVCGSGLKATHLAAQAIKAGDAGIVIAGGQESMSLAPHVLNGARDGLRMMDGKLIDTMIVDGLWDVYNQYHMGVTAENVAKKWKVSRREQDEFAAASQQKAEAAQKAGRFKDEIVPITISTRKGDVIFDSDEYVRHGTTADALASLKPAFDKSGTVTAGNASGINDGAAAVMMMSATKARELGFKPLARIKAYSSAGVDPSIMGIGPIPASQLCLRKAGWTPGEIDLLEINEAFAAQAIAVNRDMGWDTSRVNVNGGAIAIGHPIGASGCRILVTLIHEMIKRDAKKGLASLCIGGGMGVALAVERG encoded by the coding sequence ATGGATGACGTGGTAATCGTCGCTGCATTGCGCACCGGCGTCGGCAAGTTCGGCGGCACGATAGGCAAAATCCCCGCAACAGATCTCGGCGCGAAAGTCATTTCCGCGCTGCTCGCCAAGACCGGTGTGAAGCCGGACATGATCAGCGAAGTGTTGATGGGCCAGGTGCTCACCGCTGCCGCCGGCCAGAACCCTGCACGCCAGGCTTCCATCCGCGCCGGCCTTCCCCACATGGTTCCGGCGATGACCATCAATAAAGTCTGCGGTTCGGGGCTGAAGGCGACGCATCTCGCCGCACAGGCGATCAAGGCCGGCGATGCCGGCATCGTCATCGCCGGCGGGCAGGAGAGCATGAGCCTGGCGCCGCATGTGCTGAACGGCGCGCGCGACGGTTTGCGCATGATGGACGGCAAGTTAATCGACACGATGATCGTCGATGGCCTGTGGGACGTCTACAACCAGTACCACATGGGTGTCACGGCCGAGAACGTTGCGAAGAAATGGAAGGTATCGCGCCGGGAACAGGACGAGTTCGCCGCCGCCTCGCAGCAGAAAGCGGAAGCCGCGCAGAAAGCCGGCCGGTTCAAGGATGAGATCGTACCGATCACCATTTCCACCAGAAAAGGCGACGTGATCTTCGACTCGGATGAATACGTGCGCCACGGCACGACCGCCGATGCGCTGGCGTCGCTGAAACCGGCATTCGACAAGAGCGGCACCGTAACCGCCGGAAATGCATCGGGCATCAATGACGGCGCCGCTGCCGTGATGATGATGAGCGCGACCAAAGCAAGGGAACTGGGCTTCAAACCGCTGGCACGCATCAAGGCTTATTCGTCCGCCGGAGTCGATCCGAGCATCATGGGGATTGGTCCGATTCCGGCGTCGCAATTGTGTCTGAGGAAAGCTGGGTGGACGCCCGGGGAGATCGACCTGCTGGAAATCAACGAGGCGTTTGCAGCGCAAGCGATCGCGGTCAACCGCGACATGGGCTGGGACACGTCGAGGGTGAACGTCAACGGCGGCGCGATCGCGATCGGCCATCCGATCGGCGCATCCGGCTGCCGCATACTGGTCACACTAATTCACGAGATGATCAAGCGCGATGCGAAGAAAGGCCTCGCGTCGCTATGCATCGGCGGCGGCATGGGCGTTGCGCTCGCGGTCGAGCGGGGCTAA
- the hslO gene encoding Hsp33 family molecular chaperone HslO — MSDSLQRFLLESTPVRGEIAHLDATWRAVLERRTYPAPLERLLGEMMAAAALLSATLKFEGSLIMQMQGSGPVQLLVVEATSERTLRATAKWDGDLAQGNVTGLLGAGRFVISIVPSNGKQTYQGIVSIEGESIAQVLEHYMAKSEQLETRLWLASDSRQAAGMLLQKLPAAPSEDADAWNRATRLGETIKPEELLRLPAPEIIRRLYHQEDVRIFEPRPVAFRCSCSHERVTSMLRMLGHDEVRSIVEERGNVEVDCEFCGRHYIFDAVDAEQVFAANVITPAEKTKH, encoded by the coding sequence ATGAGCGATTCACTGCAACGATTTCTGCTGGAGAGCACGCCGGTTCGCGGCGAGATTGCGCATCTGGATGCCACCTGGCGCGCCGTGCTCGAACGGCGGACTTATCCGGCACCGCTGGAGCGGCTGCTCGGCGAGATGATGGCGGCTGCCGCACTGCTATCGGCGACGCTCAAATTCGAAGGCTCGCTGATCATGCAGATGCAAGGCAGCGGGCCGGTGCAATTGCTGGTGGTCGAAGCAACCAGCGAACGGACGCTGCGCGCCACCGCAAAGTGGGATGGAGATCTCGCCCAGGGCAACGTGACCGGGCTGCTGGGCGCGGGACGTTTCGTGATCTCCATCGTGCCGTCCAACGGCAAGCAGACCTATCAGGGCATCGTCAGCATCGAGGGCGAAAGCATCGCGCAGGTCCTGGAGCACTACATGGCGAAATCCGAACAGCTGGAAACCCGCCTTTGGCTTGCCTCGGATTCGCGTCAGGCCGCCGGAATGCTGTTGCAGAAGCTGCCGGCGGCGCCGAGCGAAGATGCGGATGCCTGGAACCGTGCGACCCGTCTGGGCGAAACCATCAAGCCCGAGGAATTGCTTCGGCTTCCGGCGCCGGAAATCATCCGCCGCCTCTATCACCAGGAAGACGTGCGCATTTTCGAACCGCGCCCGGTCGCGTTCCGCTGCTCCTGCTCGCACGAGCGGGTCACGTCCATGTTGCGCATGCTCGGGCACGATGAAGTGCGCTCCATTGTCGAAGAGCGCGGCAACGTCGAAGTGGACTGCGAATTCTGCGGCCGGCATTATATCTTCGATGCGGTCGATGCGGAGCAGGTGTTCGCGGCGAACGTCATCACGCCGGCGGAGAAGACGAAGCATTGA
- a CDS encoding Kdo hydroxylase family protein, protein MESSILELVSPTNWDPIVNAIESADATQALERGRILLFKFLGFSLTPREQRFLSPECADPRAKNISYDSGTDKVRGTTVQGGDREDLTAMMRRFAAQALNFVNQLLPIYAEHLEMGRTSYRPVEILGRTTSATKNDTRLHVDAFASSPVQRRRILRLFTNVNPRGEPRVWQVGEPFEQFAPRLLPDIGLPRPIAPWLLKQLRITKSLRTPYDHVMLNLHDRVKLDTGYQRNAPREQVNFPPGSTWIVFTDRVLHAALGGQYLLEQTFYLPVHAMADERISPLRILESHYGRPLA, encoded by the coding sequence ATGGAATCAAGCATCCTGGAGTTAGTGTCTCCGACGAATTGGGACCCCATCGTCAACGCCATCGAATCCGCGGACGCCACGCAGGCGTTGGAAAGAGGCCGCATCCTTTTGTTCAAGTTTCTGGGATTTTCGCTGACCCCGCGGGAGCAACGCTTTCTGAGCCCGGAATGCGCCGACCCGCGCGCCAAGAACATCAGCTACGACTCCGGCACCGACAAGGTTCGGGGCACCACTGTGCAAGGTGGAGACCGGGAGGACCTGACTGCGATGATGCGCCGGTTCGCCGCCCAGGCGCTGAACTTCGTCAACCAATTGTTGCCCATCTACGCAGAACATTTGGAAATGGGACGAACGAGCTACCGGCCCGTGGAAATCCTCGGGCGAACGACCTCGGCCACCAAGAACGATACTCGGCTCCATGTCGACGCCTTCGCGTCCAGCCCGGTGCAGCGGCGGCGCATCCTTAGGCTGTTCACCAATGTCAATCCACGCGGAGAGCCCCGCGTGTGGCAGGTCGGCGAACCGTTCGAACAGTTTGCTCCGCGCCTGTTGCCGGACATAGGGCTGCCGCGACCCATTGCCCCCTGGCTGCTGAAGCAACTGCGCATTACCAAAAGTCTCCGCACGCCCTACGATCACGTGATGCTCAATCTGCATGACCGGGTGAAGCTTGATACCGGTTATCAACGTAATGCGCCACGTGAGCAAGTAAATTTCCCGCCCGGATCGACCTGGATTGTATTCACCGATCGCGTGCTGCACGCTGCCCTTGGTGGGCAGTACCTGCTCGAGCAGACGTTCTATTTGCCAGTGCATGCGATGGCAGACGAAAGAATTTCGCCGCTGCGTATTCTCGAAAGCCACTACGGGCGGCCGCTTGCGTGA
- the pgi gene encoding glucose-6-phosphate isomerase encodes MRLTDRPTWQALDAHSRDMGDARILDLFAQDPQRAQAFSIEACGMLLDYSKNPISVETRRLLVALAVDASVPAQIAAMFEGRRINVTEKRAVLHTALRNRSQRPVMVDGQDVMPGIRAILERMRGMAERIRGGIARGCTGRTFTDIVNIGIGGSDLGPLMVTTALRPYGSPGLRAHFVSNVDGAHLAATLAGLNPEATLFIVSSKTFTTQETLTNARSAREWLLTKLAAFAPADLLVKHHFAAVSTNLEATAAFGIIPERVFGFWDWVGGRYSLWSAIGLPIALAIGFERFEELLVGAYEMDEHFRNTPLQRNLPAMAALIGVWHLDFLGHPTHAVLPYAQDLLHFPAFLQQLDMESNGKRVDRSGTATNYSTGPVIWGAPGTNGQHAFLQHLHQGTQVTPADFIVAVNAGDNMPGHHDMLLANCIAQTEALLRGKSADEVQTELKARGMQGEELERLTPHRVFPGNRPSNTIVLKQLDPRSLGALIALYEHKVFVQGAIWNVNSFDQWGVELGKQLAGGVLEDLKAGKPGPRHDASTQRLIEYVLKNRDA; translated from the coding sequence ATGCGCCTGACCGACCGCCCGACATGGCAAGCCCTGGATGCGCACTCCCGTGACATGGGCGATGCGCGAATCCTCGACTTGTTTGCGCAGGATCCGCAGCGCGCCCAGGCGTTTTCGATCGAAGCCTGCGGGATGCTGCTCGATTATTCCAAGAATCCGATTTCGGTCGAAACACGACGTCTGCTGGTGGCTTTGGCCGTAGACGCCAGCGTCCCGGCACAAATTGCGGCCATGTTCGAAGGCCGACGCATCAACGTCACCGAAAAACGCGCCGTCCTGCATACGGCCCTGCGCAATCGTTCGCAGCGGCCGGTCATGGTGGACGGGCAGGACGTCATGCCCGGGATTCGCGCCATCCTCGAGCGCATGCGCGGCATGGCCGAACGTATTCGCGGAGGCATCGCGCGGGGCTGCACCGGCCGAACGTTCACCGACATAGTGAACATCGGCATCGGCGGCTCCGACCTCGGTCCGCTGATGGTGACAACAGCGTTGCGGCCCTATGGCTCGCCCGGCCTGCGCGCCCATTTCGTCTCCAATGTCGACGGCGCGCACCTGGCCGCCACCCTCGCCGGTCTGAATCCCGAGGCGACACTGTTCATTGTCTCGTCGAAGACCTTCACGACACAGGAAACCTTAACCAATGCGCGCTCTGCGCGCGAGTGGTTGCTTACTAAACTGGCTGCTTTCGCTCCCGCGGACTTGCTGGTTAAGCATCATTTCGCTGCCGTTTCGACCAATCTCGAAGCCACCGCCGCCTTCGGCATCATCCCCGAGCGCGTGTTCGGATTCTGGGACTGGGTGGGGGGTCGCTACTCGCTGTGGTCCGCCATCGGACTGCCGATCGCACTTGCAATCGGCTTCGAACGCTTCGAGGAACTCCTCGTCGGCGCCTACGAAATGGACGAGCACTTCCGCAACACCCCGCTGCAACGCAACCTGCCGGCCATGGCAGCGCTGATCGGGGTGTGGCACCTCGATTTTCTGGGTCATCCCACGCATGCGGTGCTGCCTTACGCCCAGGACCTGTTGCATTTTCCGGCCTTCCTGCAGCAGCTCGACATGGAGAGCAATGGCAAAAGAGTGGATCGGTCGGGCACGGCGACCAACTACTCCACCGGACCAGTGATTTGGGGCGCACCGGGGACCAATGGCCAGCATGCGTTCCTCCAGCATCTGCACCAGGGCACCCAGGTCACGCCGGCTGACTTCATCGTTGCGGTAAACGCGGGCGACAACATGCCTGGGCACCACGACATGCTGCTCGCCAACTGCATCGCGCAGACCGAAGCTCTGTTGCGGGGCAAGAGCGCCGACGAAGTCCAAACCGAACTGAAGGCGCGCGGCATGCAGGGCGAGGAACTGGAGCGACTGACGCCGCATCGCGTGTTTCCGGGAAACCGTCCGAGCAACACCATAGTTCTCAAGCAACTGGACCCGCGCTCACTCGGTGCGCTGATCGCGCTCTACGAGCACAAGGTATTCGTGCAAGGCGCGATCTGGAACGTGAACTCCTTCGACCAGTGGGGCGTGGAACTCGGCAAACAGCTTGCGGGTGGCGTGCTGGAGGATTTGAAGGCCGGCAAACCGGGACCGAGACACGACGCATCGACGCAAAGGTTGATCGAGTATGTCCTTAAAAACCGTGACGCGTGA
- a CDS encoding acetyl-CoA C-acyltransferase family protein: protein MNNGREVVIISGVRTAIGDFGGALKDFAPTDLGARCVREALSRGKVAPEEIGHVVFGNVIHTETKDMYLSRVCAINGGIPKEVPAMTLNRLCGSGLQAIVSAAQIVALGDADVAVAGGAESMSRANYWLPAARWGSKMGDQVVLDALTGALSDPFDAMHMGVTAENVAAKYSLTRAMQDEFSVESHRRAANAIQNGYFKDQILSIEIKDRKGTKLFDTDEHVRGDATVENLGKLKAVFKKDGTVTAGNASGINDGAAAVVLMERKLAEKKGLKPMARLVAYGHAGVEPTLMGLGPIPAVQNAMKRAGLKVADMDVIESNEAFAAQACAVAKDLGFDPKKVNPNGGAVALGHPVGATGCILSVKALYELQRIEGKYALVTMCIGGGQGIAAIYERL, encoded by the coding sequence ATGAACAACGGACGTGAAGTGGTAATTATTTCCGGCGTGCGAACCGCGATCGGCGATTTCGGCGGGGCACTGAAGGATTTCGCACCGACCGACCTGGGTGCGCGTTGCGTGCGTGAAGCGCTGTCGCGCGGCAAGGTGGCGCCCGAGGAAATCGGTCATGTCGTCTTCGGCAACGTGATCCACACCGAAACGAAGGACATGTATCTGTCGCGCGTCTGCGCAATCAACGGCGGGATCCCGAAGGAAGTTCCGGCGATGACGCTGAACCGGCTGTGCGGCAGCGGGCTGCAGGCCATCGTCAGCGCCGCCCAGATTGTTGCTCTGGGAGATGCGGACGTCGCGGTTGCGGGCGGTGCGGAGTCCATGAGCCGCGCCAACTATTGGCTGCCGGCTGCGCGCTGGGGTTCGAAGATGGGCGATCAGGTCGTACTGGATGCGCTGACTGGCGCGTTGTCCGATCCGTTCGATGCGATGCACATGGGGGTAACCGCGGAAAATGTCGCGGCCAAATACAGCCTGACGCGTGCCATGCAGGACGAGTTCTCGGTCGAAAGTCATCGGCGTGCGGCGAATGCGATACAGAATGGTTATTTCAAGGACCAGATCCTGTCGATAGAGATCAAGGACCGCAAAGGCACCAAATTATTCGACACCGACGAGCACGTGCGCGGCGACGCGACCGTGGAGAATCTCGGCAAACTCAAAGCGGTGTTCAAGAAAGACGGTACCGTTACCGCGGGGAATGCTTCCGGCATCAACGACGGTGCAGCCGCAGTCGTTTTGATGGAACGCAAACTCGCGGAAAAAAAAGGGTTGAAACCGATGGCGCGGCTGGTCGCATACGGCCACGCGGGCGTCGAACCGACGCTGATGGGTCTCGGCCCGATTCCCGCAGTGCAGAACGCCATGAAGAGGGCGGGCCTGAAAGTCGCCGACATGGATGTGATCGAATCGAATGAGGCCTTCGCTGCGCAAGCCTGCGCCGTCGCGAAGGATCTCGGCTTCGATCCGAAGAAGGTCAATCCGAACGGCGGCGCCGTTGCGCTGGGTCATCCGGTCGGCGCCACCGGCTGCATCCTCTCGGTCAAAGCGCTCTATGAACTGCAGCGCATCGAGGGCAAGTACGCACTGGTGACCATGTGCATCGGTGGGGGGCAGGGAATCGCTGCGATCTACGAGCGCCTCTGA
- the orn gene encoding oligoribonuclease: MAQDPGNLIWIDMEMSGLSPDNDRVLEVAIVITDSQLNVVAEGPVKVVHQPDDVFDRMDSWNKSTHKKSGLIDRVKAATENEAEVEAALIAFLAQHLPENTSPMCGNSICQDRRFLARHLPKLEAFFHYRNLDVSTLKELAKRWKPGIMAGFVKHGKHEALADIHESIEELKYYREHFLNLEG, encoded by the coding sequence ATGGCACAGGATCCCGGCAACCTAATCTGGATCGATATGGAAATGAGCGGGCTGAGTCCCGACAATGACCGTGTCCTCGAAGTGGCGATCGTCATCACCGATTCGCAGTTGAACGTCGTAGCCGAAGGCCCGGTCAAGGTCGTTCATCAGCCTGACGACGTCTTCGACCGCATGGATTCGTGGAACAAGTCCACGCACAAGAAATCCGGCCTGATCGACAGGGTCAAGGCAGCGACAGAAAACGAGGCGGAAGTGGAAGCGGCGCTGATCGCTTTCCTGGCGCAGCACCTGCCGGAGAACACGTCGCCGATGTGCGGCAATTCAATCTGCCAGGACCGCCGCTTTCTCGCCCGGCACCTGCCGAAACTCGAGGCCTTCTTCCACTACCGCAACTTGGATGTCTCCACGCTGAAGGAACTGGCCAAGCGCTGGAAGCCGGGAATCATGGCCGGCTTCGTCAAGCACGGCAAGCACGAGGCGCTGGCCGACATCCATGAATCGATCGAGGAATTGAAATACTACAGGGAGCACTTCCTCAACCTGGAAGGTTGA
- a CDS encoding glycosyltransferase family 39 protein, giving the protein MLRPAHLLRNETIAAHITENPVALAVLLCIAWILPGLVGHDPWKPDEAHTFGVVYQLLKDGDWVVPMLAGEPYLDKPPLIYLTAALTGTLFSPILPLHDGARLAAGVYMALAFLFIALTAKELYGSSKSWVAALMLLGCGGLLVRGHQLIADTALLASLAIGLYALAISARRPLIAGLWLGTGLGVCILSEGLVEPVMLLLTMALLPLMSSHWRTRQYLLTVVVALVVVTPWAVVWPLLLEARSPRLFAEWFWVENVERLRGIFIFTADKNYFYYANVFPWFAWPAWPFALWGLWVEGRAGLRKPGIVLPLTAFAAFFLFLSIIGEGRDVYGMPLLLPISLLAVVSFETLRRGAANLYYWFAIILFTFFAIVGWFYWMAIDLGIPLRLWTHMMDMQPAYQSGGRAIVVILAALFTFAWLLLLFNVKRRPERPVITWAIGITMLWALIALLLVRYIDTGKTYRAVFTQLSQAIPASHGCIYSQSLGDPQRAMLHYFANILTVRLENPGKRPDCDLLIIQDKWKSPTHVDGSWKLIWEGRRPGDKVERFRLYRQS; this is encoded by the coding sequence ATGCTTCGCCCTGCCCATCTGCTGCGTAACGAGACTATCGCCGCGCATATCACGGAGAATCCGGTCGCGCTGGCCGTCCTCCTCTGCATAGCCTGGATTCTTCCCGGACTGGTCGGGCACGATCCCTGGAAACCGGACGAAGCGCACACCTTCGGCGTCGTCTATCAACTGCTGAAGGACGGCGACTGGGTCGTCCCGATGCTGGCCGGCGAACCTTATCTCGACAAGCCGCCTTTGATCTACTTGACGGCGGCTCTGACCGGCACGCTGTTTTCTCCGATATTGCCCCTGCACGACGGCGCACGCCTCGCCGCCGGCGTCTACATGGCGCTGGCATTCCTGTTCATCGCGCTGACCGCGAAGGAATTGTACGGAAGCAGCAAGAGCTGGGTTGCCGCGCTGATGCTGCTCGGCTGCGGAGGGTTGCTGGTGCGGGGACACCAGTTGATCGCGGATACCGCATTGCTGGCCAGCCTCGCGATCGGCCTTTACGCCCTCGCAATCTCGGCACGCCGCCCGCTGATAGCCGGATTGTGGCTGGGGACAGGCCTCGGCGTGTGCATCCTTTCCGAGGGACTGGTCGAACCGGTCATGCTGCTGCTCACGATGGCGTTGCTGCCGCTCATGTCATCGCACTGGCGCACCAGGCAGTATTTGCTGACCGTAGTTGTGGCTCTCGTGGTCGTAACGCCGTGGGCCGTAGTCTGGCCGCTGCTGCTGGAGGCTCGTTCACCGCGCCTGTTTGCGGAATGGTTCTGGGTCGAGAACGTGGAAAGGCTCAGGGGCATTTTCATTTTCACGGCGGACAAAAATTACTTCTATTACGCGAATGTGTTCCCCTGGTTTGCCTGGCCGGCCTGGCCTTTCGCGCTATGGGGACTGTGGGTCGAAGGTCGTGCCGGATTGCGAAAACCCGGGATCGTTCTTCCGCTCACTGCATTTGCCGCCTTCTTTCTGTTCCTCAGCATCATCGGCGAGGGCCGTGACGTTTACGGCATGCCATTGTTACTGCCGATCTCGCTGCTGGCAGTGGTGTCGTTCGAAACCCTGCGGCGCGGTGCCGCCAACCTGTACTACTGGTTCGCGATCATCCTGTTCACCTTCTTCGCCATCGTCGGCTGGTTCTACTGGATGGCGATCGACCTCGGCATACCGTTACGACTGTGGACGCACATGATGGACATGCAGCCGGCCTATCAGTCGGGTGGTCGTGCCATTGTGGTGATATTGGCCGCGCTGTTCACTTTCGCCTGGCTCCTGCTGCTGTTCAACGTCAAGCGCAGGCCGGAGAGGCCCGTGATCACCTGGGCGATCGGCATTACCATGCTATGGGCGCTGATCGCGTTGCTGCTGGTCAGATACATCGATACCGGGAAGACGTACCGCGCCGTATTTACACAGTTATCGCAGGCGATACCGGCGTCGCACGGCTGCATCTACAGCCAGTCGCTGGGAGATCCGCAGCGGGCGATGCTGCATTACTTCGCGAATATCCTGACCGTGCGCCTTGAAAATCCGGGCAAGCGCCCCGATTGCGATCTGCTGATCATTCAAGACAAGTGGAAGTCACCAACCCACGTCGACGGTTCCTGGAAACTGATCTGGGAAGGACGCCGTCCCGGCGACAAGGTGGAGCGCTTCCGGCTTTATCGACAATCATGA
- a CDS encoding RNA-binding S4 domain-containing protein yields MSNNETSRVRIDKWLWAARFYKTRSLAADAVEGGKVQANGERVKPAKVLKAGDMLAIRNGHFTWQITVLALSERRGSATEASKLYSESDQSRREREEKSALLKIERQSNPFPGGRPTKKARRQIIKFTREQN; encoded by the coding sequence ATGTCCAATAACGAAACCTCCCGCGTTCGCATCGACAAATGGCTTTGGGCGGCCCGCTTCTATAAAACCCGCAGTCTGGCGGCGGATGCAGTGGAGGGTGGCAAAGTGCAGGCCAACGGCGAACGCGTGAAACCGGCAAAGGTGCTCAAGGCCGGGGACATGCTCGCCATCCGCAACGGACATTTCACCTGGCAGATCACGGTGCTTGCATTGAGCGAGCGCCGCGGTTCCGCCACCGAAGCGTCCAAGCTGTATTCCGAATCCGATCAGAGCCGGAGGGAGCGCGAGGAGAAGAGTGCGCTGCTCAAGATCGAACGCCAGTCGAATCCGTTTCCCGGAGGGCGGCCCACCAAGAAGGCGCGCCGCCAGATCATCAAATTCACGCGGGAGCAAAACTAA